A stretch of the Oncorhynchus gorbuscha isolate QuinsamMale2020 ecotype Even-year unplaced genomic scaffold, OgorEven_v1.0 Un_scaffold_8015, whole genome shotgun sequence genome encodes the following:
- the LOC124029871 gene encoding phospholipid-transporting ATPase VA-like codes for MFWMTMIDAFYQSLVCFFIPYCAYADSDVDLLTWGTPITTLALFTILIHLGLETKTWTWMNWVSITFSVGLFFTVALCYNASCPTCYSPSNPYWTMQRLLGEPLFYLLCVITPVAALLP; via the exons ATGTTCTGGATGACCATGATAGATGCCTTCTACCAAAGCCTGGTCTGCTTCTTTATTCCCTACTGT GCCTATGCTGACTCTGATGTGGACTTGTTGACCTGGGGAACCCCCATCACCACCCTGGCTCTGTTTACTATACTGATACACCTGGGCTTGGAGACCAAGACCTGG ACGTGGATGAACTGGGTGTCCATCACCTTCAGTGTGGGTCTCTTCTTTACTGTGGCTCTGTGTTACAACGCTTCCTGTCCCACATGCTACTCCCCCTCCAACCCTTACTGGACCATGCAGAGACTTCTGGGGGAACCGCTCTTCTACCTGCTCTGTGTCATCACTCCTGTAGCCGCCCTGCTGCCCAG